GAATACTGGTTGTTTGCCCTCTTTAACTTCTTAATCATCGCTGCAATTCTTATTACATTCTCATCATTTTTAAATATAACATTATTTTATGTAGGATTAGTTTTAATTGTAAGCTATTATTTATTTACTGTGATACCAACTCTAGCTGTTACAGCACGCAGATTACACGATATAGGAATAAGCGGATGGCTGCAATTAATCTTAATCGTCCCTTATATTGGAGGACTTGTCATAACTGTGTTAGCATGTTTCGATAGCCAAAAAGGCGACAATACATATGGATCAAATCCTAAACTTGAACAACCACTGACAAGTGATTCTGTAAACCTCTGATCAAAAACTGATTACACCAACCGAAGTGAAGACATTAAGTGATTTCATTTCATCAAGCTGAAACTTCGGGGTATCAGGTGGAGGATCTACTCCACCTGATAAGTAAATCTATAACAAAAGGGGATAACATCTATTCTTAAATATTTGAACAACTAACTTTTACTCCTCTTCCTTTTTTCGAGGTATACCAAGCGCTTTCCACATCATAACAAAGATTGCTGCGATAATCCCCATCCTTACCCAACTAAGATTGACCCATAATTTTGCCCGGTCGGCAAGTTCCGGGGAAAAAGAACCATCAGGAGAAGTTTATGTAAACGATTGTAATTCTGGAATGAAATAAGGAAATGTTGGAACACGCAAAACAACATAGCCAAGAATTGCTGTAAGAATAAGGTCCCTGCGATGTGGTTCCTTCCAACATAACAACAAGGCCAACAAAATGACAACCTGGGAAATCAAATGCAAAGGCATCCAGAAATGGTGCAAAGGGAGACCATTTTCCGCTTGAAGCAAAGCAAAAGATTGTGTCGGGGATGAACTCCAGACTGAAGCAACCACAATTTCTTCATAAATGCCGCCTCCTAATTCCAATCCTATGAGCGTAATTAACAAGACCAAAACGTAAGTACATGCTTTTTGTCTCATCACCTTACCTCCTTATTTTTCTTTTTAAGGATAAGAAAGATAATTAGAATACGAAACCAACCGAGATAGTAACTTACTTTACTATCTGGGGTCTCATGAAGAGTAGTTGATTGACCTTGTTATGAAAAAAAGCCCTTTGACCTAAAGGATTCTCAAATCATAATAGGAGTAGGAAACACAAACGATTTTCCAGAAATCCGCCTATAGGTTTCACGTTTGTTTAAAAACGTAGACTTGAATGTGATTAATTCAAATAATATAGGAGATACCTTTAGATTCCTCTCTCAACAAGTTTTTAATATGTTAATAGCCGTTACACTCTACTCTTGAAGGTCATACATTGAAATAAATGTTAAGAAAGAGGGAACTATGGCATTTCTGGATGGACGAACGTCTCAGAATGCTAGTTATGCTATTATTTCCCCCAGTAATGCTCGGACAAGTTGGAATGGATGGTAACTCAGCAACTTCAACTATTCGTGTTCAATTAGATGAATTTATCACTTTTGTTTATTTTTTGATCTGCACGTCCTATTTGTTCAATTCGAAACATTTCGCGCACATTTTTTGATGATCATTATAAAAAGACTTTCATAAACGAACTTTACTACCTCAATATTTATACTTCATTCTTTCCTCATGAACTCAAGTTTTAACAGGTTCTATGATAGTCTATCCCATTTTATTCTCAAAAATTAACCGTCAATCAAACTAGCAATAACCTTAATTTTCACCTTTTAGGCTTTATCTCCATTCTTTTAGGAGAAGCCTGACAAAATTTCAATGCTCTTATAATGAAAAAACTCATATCAAGTTTTTTATAAATCTCATAGAAAGGACTGAAATTAATATGTCCAATGGATGTAACCAAAATCCAATCGGTGATTGTTCGGAGGCGGAAGGTTTGAATACAACCGCCAACGGAACAGCTTCTCATGCTGAAGGATATCAAACGACCGCAAATGGGGAGGCTTCCCATACTGAAGGAAACACAACTACTGCAGGGGGGAGTGCTTCCCACACAGAAGGTTATCTTACCCAATCGACAGCGGCAGCTGACACCGCACATGCAGAGGGTACCTCTACCACAGCTAGTGGAGTCGCTTCCCACGCAGAAGGATATCTCACAACCGCCAGCGGACTCACCTCTCATGCCCAAGGGGGAGGGACTCTAGCTGGAGGATCATACTCTCATGCGGAAGGAAGAGACACACAAGCCACTGGAGATGTTTCTCATGCCGAGGGGTTTATGACGATAGCAAGTGGAACTGTCTCTCATGCCGAAGGCGCCTTTACAGATGCCAGTGGAAGCGTTGGTTCACATGCAGAAGGCGTTGATACAACTTCGAGTGCATTTGCTTCTCATGCAGAAGGATTAAGCACAACCGCTAGTGGGAACGCTTCCCATGCAGAAGGGGAGGGTTCAACTGCCAGCGGGTCGCGTTCCCACGCGGAAGGGCACAGCACAACCGCTAGTGGAGAAGCCTCCCATGCGGAAGGAAACGGTACGATTGCAGATGGAAACTTTGCTCATACAGAAGGACTTAACACAACAGCTAACGGTTTTGATGGGGTTCATGTGATGGGCCAAGGTGGAGGTCCAGATCCTATGAATCCTGATGATTTGGATTTTTCCTGGTATCTCGTTAACGGTGCACTTGGCGGGGTTGTTGCCAAAATTTTAAATGATGGTTCTGCTTGTTTTGAAGGTGATGTATCTGCAAATATTGTGGCTCCAGTGGCCTGTGACTTTGCTGAAATGTTTGAATCATCAAATGGCCAATTGATTGGAGTTGGTTACTTTGTTGCATTTGACGGGGAAACAGAGAAAATCCGAAAAGCTAACTCCAGGGATGACTATATAGTGGGCATAACCAGTTCTAATCCTGCTGTCTTGGCAGATATTCAAGATCCTGAATGCAGTAAATATATGCTTGATAAATGGAACAGGCCAATTTACGAAGAAGTCATCATTCCTCCTGAAAAAGATAATAAGGGAAACATTTTACGGGAAGAACGTAAAATTAATAGAAAAAAAATAAATCCAAACTGGTCGAAAAATTGCAGTTCACGTCTCGATAAGCAGGAATGGATGGCTGTTGGTCTTGTTGGAAAGCTACTGGTTCGGGATGACGGTACTTGTCAACCAGGTAGTTATTGCAAACCGAATGATGAGGGAATAGCGACGAAAGCCAGGAAAGGGTATCGTGTAATGAAACGTACAGGTTCTAATCAAATATTGGTATTGGTTAAATAGCACTTGGTATGCATGATTCAATCTCACTCTGGGGCAGACTTCACCTTTTTGGTGATCTGCCTTTTTTGATATACATACTTTTTTAAGTAAAAATCGCTAAAACATTGTCATTTAGGAAATGGTTCACACTAAAGTAGAGACTATATATCTTCATACCCATACTTCTCCCTTTTTAAATAAGTCATATTATTCAGAACACATTTTTTAGGGATTTTTTGGTTACATTTCTTTATAATATAAACAAAGGATAGGAAAGCAAATAGAAAACAAAGGTTTCGTAGACGGCCGGGATTTACCTAAAGTATATGAAAGAATGACTGTCATAAAGGGGAATTAAATAAATGGAATGGTATTCAAAAGTGTTAAAGAATTACGCAAATTTCTATGGAAGAGCAAGACGTAAGGAATTATGGATTTATAATCTATTTAATGCCATAATATTCATAGTGCTTTTTATTTTACAAGCATTAATAACTAATCCGGCAGTAGCCATAATTATAGGTCTTTTAACAGGAATCTATGCTTTAGGCGTTCTGGTACCAAGTTTAGCTGTTACAGCACGTAGATTGCATGATATTGGAATGAGTGGATGGCTGCTGTTAATCTACCTTGTTCCTTTTCTCGGTGGTCTTGCCATATTTGTATTGGCTTGTTTAGATAGCCAAGCAGGCGATAATGAGCATGGACCAAATCCTAAATATGGAGACTCCTCTAAAAGTGATACTGTAAGCATCTGATCTATCTGCTATTTCGGCTACAACTAACTGAGCCGCATTAAAGACACTTGCTTAAAGTCACCTATCCTTTGCAAGCCGTCTAATTAAAGAAACTAAGCGGTGCATCCTGCAGCTGTAAAACAGCTAGCTGGATGCACCTTTATTTTTTGGCTACAGTGTTAAATATTAAAGATGTTAGAATGGTGAAAAATGATCATATAGTGATTAAGGATCCAGGTCAATCTAAAAAGAATGTGTACAAAAAGATACTCTTTTAGGAGGTGAGTAAATTGCCACGAATTATTCGTGTTCTTGTTTTCCTTGTGATGATACCTATATTTTCGTTTTCCCTCTTTTTCACGTCTTGGACGGGATCTTATCTTATGATTTCAGAAGATTGGAAAGATCATGTTGTTTTCACTCCCAAAACGGTCACGGATCCAGAAAACATTTATGAAATTGATAAATTTTTATACGCCTATCAAATTCAGCCGATAATGAGCTTAGCCTGCCTTCTCTCGTTCTTTATTCTAAGCGGAATTCTTATTTATTGGCTACTAAAGATATTTCAACGTCGCAAAACCATATCATTATAGAAAATAGTTTAATAGCTATTGTCCGACGTAAGTATGGTATCCCCTATCGAAAAGAATTTCTTTTTTTCTAAGAACCTTTGGATCCCTTCTCCAGCGAATTCAATTCACAACGACAAAACCAAAACGTACCACTGTACAGTTTTTTGAAAACGTGCTATTTTAATAGTAGGTTTTTGTATCGTCAGGAGGGGATGTCTTTGGGAAGTCCTTGCTTCGCATAGGTCAAGTTGCAAAATTAAGCGGTCTATCGCCGCGGACAATAGATTATTATACACAACGTGGATTGCTCGATTTCGAGCGTTCACCATCGAATTACCGGCTTTATCCGGAAAGTGTTCTTCATACATTGGATCGAATTAAACTGCTGAAAAGCCAGCGAATGTCACTCGGAGAAATTACGGAGGCTCTTCAGGATCCAAGCAGCAATAAAAAAGTCGAACCGATTTTGTGTGAAGTTCAAGATGATATAAATAGCCTGCAGCAAAAGCTAACGGCTCTGGAGGAAGCACTTAAAGATGCTCCTCAAAAAGAAAAACAGCTCGTGCATAAAGAGCTGACAAATAGACTTGCAATTGTTATGCAATTGCTGACATTACTTTAAAACCACCCGGAGGTGAATCCCTCAGGCTAAGAGGGAATTAATTGGACAGTATATTAGTAATAAATTTGGCGCTAGTCGCCTTTCTTATCGTGCTGACGGCTTTTTTTGTTGGATCAGAGTTTGCAGTAATAAAAGTTCGGATGTCTCGAATTGACCAGCTCATTTCTGAAGGCAACAAAAAAGCGGTGATTGTCAAAAAATTGGTCAATGACTTGGATTATTATTTATCCGCGTGTCAGCTTGGGATTACAGTGACTGCGCTTGGGCTTGGATGGTTAGGGGAACCGACAGTTGAAAAGATTCTGCATCCTTTATTTCACCAATTTGGTATACCGGATGCGGTCTCCACGGTTATTTCTATCGCCATTGCTTTCGCCCTTGTTACATTTCTACATGTCGTCATAGGTGAGCTTGCGCCTAAGACACTGGCAATTCAATATGCAGAAGAAATGACTATGGTGTTCGCCCGTCCGCTTTATTGGTTCGGAAAGATTATGGCTCCTTTGATTTGGACATTGAACGGTTCTGCTCGTGTGATGCTTCGTATTTTCGGTGTTCAACCTGCCACTCATGAACAAGCACACTCTGAGGAAGAGCTAAAAATCATCATGTCGCAAAGCTATCAAAGCGGAGAAATCAATCAGACGGAGCTATCCTATATGCAAAACATTTTTGATTTTGATGAGCGCGTGGCGAAGGACATCATGGTGCCCCGCATGCAAGTGGTTACACTTACGCAGGCCATGAGCCGCGACGAGGTGATTGCATTTGTGGATGAACACCAGTATACTCGTTATCCTGTGACAGCGGATGGCGATAAGGATCATATCATTGGATTTGTAAACGTGAAGGAAATGCTCACGAGCTATGCTGCTGGCCGGGAACGTAAACTGGTTGATTTTGTCCATGAGATGCCGATGATCCATGAGGTAACTCCGCTGCAAGACGTATTGCTGAAAATGAAACAGGATAGAGTTCATATCGCTGTCGTTATTGATGAGTACGGAGGTACAGCAGGAGTCATCACAATGGAGGATATTTTGGAGGAAATCGTTGGCGAAATTCGTGATGAATTCGATGATGATGAAGTTCCGGATATTCAACAACAGAGTGACAGCATTTATCATATTAACGGTCGCGTTCTGCTTTCAGATCTTGAGAAGCAATTCGGTTTGACATTCGAAGAAAGTGAAGAAGTGGATACGATAGGCGGTTGGATACAAGTTCAAAACAATGAAATAGCGGAGAGCGATTTTATTGACCATGGAGAGCATCGTTGGGTCGTAATTGAGATGGATAATCATCAAATCAAACAAGTGGCTCTCGAGCTTCGGACCGCCGCTTAAGTAAGAACCTGTTTATTACAGGTTCCTTTTTTAATACCAAGAATTTCTATCTGAATTTTTGAAATTATTTAAGATCAATTATTGACTTTCTTATTTTGCATGGTATTATTTATAAGTATTCATCCACAATTTTATAATATGATAACTTATCCAGAGTGACTGAGGGATCAGGCCCAATGAAGTCCGGCAACCGCCATGCAAATGGAAAGGTGCTACTTCCTGCAGAATGTAATGATTCTGAAAGATAAGCCATCAATAAACACGATGCCTCTTTCAGTTTTGGAAAGAGGCTTTTTTAATGCCTACAAATGCAACAAGAGGTGACAAAAGTATGATAGAAGTCAAAGACCTTGTAAAGGTGTATGAGACAAAAAAGAAGAAAGTTACAGGCGTTGATCATGTAAACCTATCAATCAAAACCGGAGAAATTTTCGGAATCGTCGGATACAGCGGAGCAGGAAAAAGCTCCTTGATCAGATGCATGAATTTGCTGGAAAGACCAACATCCGGTCAGATTATCATAGATGAGGTTGATTTAACGAAGCTTTCTCCAAGTAAATTACGTCTGGCTCGCTTGAAAATCGGTATGATTTTTCAGCACTTTTACTTACTGAATGCCAAGACAGTGTTTGAAAATGTGTCCTTTGCCTTGCGTGCGGCCAATTATCCGAAAGCCAAGATAAAGAAAAGGGTAAATGAATTATTAGAAATGGTCGGGCTGGCGGAAAAGCATGACGCATATCCCGCGCAACTCAGCGGCGGACAAAAGCAGCGGGTAGGCATTGCGAGAGCACTTGCCAATGATCCATCCGTGCTTCTATGTGATGAGGCCACATCAGCTCTTGATCCAAGCACAACAAAATCCATTTTGAACCTGTTAAAAAGGATCAATCAGGAGCTTGGCATTACAATTGTGATCATCACTCATGAAATGGAAGTCGTAAAAGAAATTTGTGATCGTATGGCAGTTATGCAGGATGGGAAAGTAGTAGAAGAAGGTCCGGTTTATGACTTATTCTCCAATCCATCACAACCGTTAACCCGGGATTTCATCGACACGGTGATGCAATTCGAGCTTCCTTCTCAGATTCTGGAACATAGTAAAGGGAAAATTGTGAAAATTCAATTCAAAGGCTCGATTGCGGAAGAAGCCATTCTCTCCGATGTATTTCAACGCTTCAGTGTAAAAGGGAATTTTCTGCATGGAAAAATTGAGTACATTAAAGAAAAACCGCTTGGCATCTTTATTATGGAGCTGGTAGGCGACGTGGCAGACGTAGAAAATGCCACCCGGTACATCTCAGAAAAAACACAGAGCTTGGAGGTGATTTCGGGTGCTTGATTCTTTGATTCAACTATTGCCTGAACTAAACACCGCTTTTTTCCAAACCCTTTATATGGTTGTGATCGCACTTATAGTCGCTATTTTGCTCGGTCTTCCGTTAGGTATCATTTTATTTGTAACAGATAAAGGATTGTTTTTAGAGAATCGTCCCATTAAATCAATCATTGGTTTTATCATCAATATGACCCGGTCGATTCCTTACATCATTTTGCTGGTGCTCTTGCTCCCTTTTACCGATCTGTTAGTTGGAAATACAACGGGGCCTACTGCTGCCTCTGTATCTCTGTCGGTTGCTGCGATTCCGTTTTTCGCTCGAATCGTTGAGACAACCTTTCGTGAAATCGACAAAGGCATGATTGAGGCTTCGATTGCAGCAGGAGCAACCCCGTGGATGATTATTAAGGATGTTCTCTTGTCAGAAGCACGTCCCGGCTTAATTCAAGGCGTTACCATTACATTAATTAACTTAATTGCCTTCTCCGCTATGGCGGGAATTATTGGAGGCGGCGGAGTCGGAGATTTAGCGATCCGCTATGGATATTACCGCTATGACAATACAGTTATGTTCACAACCGTCATCATCCTTATATGTTTAGTACAATTCGTACAATTTTTGGGTGATTTCACTTCTAAAAAAATTGACAAGCGTTAATCAGGAGGAAAAAACAACATGAAAAAGCTTTTATTCATTGTTACATTATTACTATCAATCGGGCTGCTTGCGGCTTGCGGACAAGATAACGGGAACGCTGATAGTGACAAGGAAATTAACATCGGCGCTACAGCCGGCCCATACAGTGATATGGTAACGAAAGCAATTAAACCAATTTTAGAAAAAGAAGGCTACAAAGTAAAAGTAACTGAGTTTACAGATTATGTTCAGCCAAACAAACAGCTCGGCAACGGATCCATCGATGCAAACCTTTTTCAACACAAAATTTTCATGGAAAGCTTTGCAAAAGAAAACAATTTAGAGCTATCTGAAGTTGTTATTGTTCCAACTGCCCCAATGGGTCTTTATTCAAACACATACAAGTCATTGGATGAAGTAAAGGATGGAAGCTCCATCGCCATCCCGAATGATCCGCCGAACCTGGCAAGAACACTTTTGGTCCTTCAGGATGCAGGATTTATTAAGCTTGATCCGAAAACAAATCCGCTAACTGTATCTGAAAAAGATGTAGTAGAAAATAAGAAAAACCTTAAATTTGTACCTGTTGAGGCTGCAGGCCTTCCACGCCAAGTTGACAGTGCTGATTTGGCTGCTGTTCCTGGGAACTATGCCTTAGCTGCTAAGATGAATCTGCAAGATGCATTAAAATTGGAAAGCATGCCGGATGATTACAGAAACCGTGTAGTTGTCAATACGAAGGATGTTGACAGCCAGTTTGCGAAAGATCTTAAAGCTGCTGTCGAATCAGAAGAATTTGAAAAAGTGATTGATGAAGAATTCAAAGGTTTTGGCAAACCAGAGTGGATGGAAAAGCGCTAAGCAAAAAAACAAATAGAAAAGCAGTACCGGTCCCGGTATTGCTTTTTCTGCTAGAAAGGATGAGATGAATGTCCGATCAGTTGATTGTCAGGGGAGCTCCCCAAACCTATGAATGCAAAGAAGGAATTCTTAAAGAGCTTGAAGATATGTTAACGGAAAGAACGGTTACGAAATGCCTGATTATTCACGGGGAAAAATCTCTTCATGCCGCAAAACCCTTTCTCCCTTCTTTTGAATCGGTTCGCGTCCACTATGAGAAATACCGGGGAGAATGCTCCTTATCTGAAATCAGCCGCCTGCGGGAAATCATCCAAAAAGAAGAGTATGAAGCCGTTATCGGCATTGGCGGCGGAAAAATCTTAGACTTAACAAAAGCCGTCGGTACCGAAACAAAGGCTCCCGTTATTTTAGTCCCTACTCTTGCATCGTCCTGTGCCGCGTGGACTCCGTTAAGTGTGTACTATACAGACGAAGGACAGTTCATTTATTACCGGTATCATACGGAGAGTGCCAATATTGTCCTGGTTGAACCACAGATCATCCTTGAATCGCCAGTCGAATATTTTATAGCAGGAATCGGCGATACGCTGGCCAAATGGTATGAAGCAGACGTGCTCATCCGCGGCCTGAATGAACGTCCGCTTGCAGTTGACATTGCCTATTATTCTGCGAAAACGTGCGAGCAAGTACTGTTTGACCTCAGCAGCCAAGCGGTTGAAGATCAAAACAAGAGTGTACTCTCTTCCGCCTTTATTAAAGTGGTTGAAACGATCATCATTGCAGGCGGAATGGTAGGAGGATTCGGAGACAACTTTGGACGAATTGCAGGCGCACACTCCATTCATAACGGGTTAACACAAATAGAAGAAACTCACCATCTATTACATGGTGAAAAAGTCTCCTATGGAATTCTTGTTCAACTTGTCCTCGAAAAAAAGTGGGAAGACGTTTCGAAGTTGATCACCCTTTACCAGGAGTTAAACCTGCCTTACTCTCTTTCTGACTTACGATTGAATGTGGAGGAGCGAGAGAAGATCGCAATTGTGGCGGAAGCTGCTGCCACCCCCGCGGAATCGATTCATTTGATGGATCAGAAAATCACCGCTGAAAGCGTGATTGAAGCGATTATGTCATTGGAGGAATACGTGGCGGAGACGATTATTCGCAATTATTAATAGAATGGTAGACTGCAGCGCGATCTGCAGTCTTTTGAATTTTCCGGTATTCGGCGATCTTCAATTCGAAAGTCCCTTAAACAAACGTTGATTAACCCTATTAATACCCATTCCTAGAAAGGATCTGTTCAATCTCACTTTCTTCCTCTTCTAGAAAAGTCAGATTCTCCAAGCTTTTGAGATTCTCTTCGATTTGGGATATTCTGCTTGCTCCAATTATGACCGAGGTCATTTCTTTCCTTCTTAGCACCCAGGACAGTGCCATTTGGGCAAGGGTTTGACCTCTTTTTTCTGCAATTGCATTTAAATTTATCAGCATTGTCAATATTCCATCATTAATAGCGGACAATGTTAAAAAGCCGCTTCCTTTGGAAATCCTGGAATCATCGGGAATTCCATTTAAGTATCTGTCAGTTAAAAGACCTTGTGCCAACGGAGAAAAAGCGATCGCGCCTATTTTTTCTTCATCTAAAACGTCAAGCAGCCCTTTTTCTACATCCCTTTTCAGCATTGAATAAATCGGCTGATGGATTAAGCAAGGTGTTCCAAGCTCTTTCAAGATCTTTGCAGCTGCTCTCGTTTCCTCAGGGCTGTAAGAAGAGATTCCCACATATAATGCTTTACCCTGCCGCACAATATGATCCAGCGCCTGCATGGACTCTTCTAACGGAGTTTCTGGATCTGGCCGGTGATGATAAAATATATCGACGTATTCGAGTCCCATTCGTTTTAAGCTCTGATCAAGGCTGGCTATTAAATATTTTCTTGATCCATTATTTCCGTAAGGCCCCGGCCACATCTCATAGCCTGCTTTAGATGAAATAACGAGTTCGTCCCGGTACGGCAGCAAATCTTTTTTTAATATTTCTCCAAAGGTTTCTTCGGCAGAACCAGGAGGCGGTCCATAATTATTAGCTAAATCAAAATGTGTGATCCCTGCGTCAAATGCATATCTGACCATGCTTCTGCTGTTTTCGAAGGAGTCCTTCCCGCCAAAATTATGCCACAAACCCAACGATAGAGCAGGCAGCATCAATCCGCTATTGCCACATCTGTTATAAATCATCGTTTCATAACGACGACCAGAAGCCTGATAACTCATCTTTTATTCCGCCTTCCTTATGTGAAATCGCTATCATAATCTAGTATAAATGATTTTTGATAGAGAAGGCGACTATACTGAAATAAAGCGTCACTTTTTTTGGCAAGGACTAAGGTAATCCACACTCATTGTAAAATGAATAAAGTTACCACGGAACTACTCCGTTTTCATCGAAGAAACCACCATTAGGTCCATCTTCCGGGAGAGTTGCAAGGTGAACGACAATTGTGGCTGCCTGTTCAACCGTGCGAGTGCCTTGAAATTGATTTAAATCTGTCGCCGTAAAACCTGGACAAGCAGAGTTTATTTTAATAGGTGTATCCTTTAACTCATATGCAAAATGGACAGTAAGCTGATTAACTGCTGCTTTAGACGAATTGTACGCAAGAATTTTTGCTTGATAAAATTCAAAGTCAGGGTCACTTTATGTAAAAGATGTCGCCCGGATCTGTTTTCAAACCTCAATCCAAGAGAACAAATAATTAAAAAAACTACTGACTTTTTAATAAATAACTATTCCTGCGAGCTGTCACTTGAAGACATAGCGAAACGTGTCTACGCAAGCCCGTTTTATTTACAACGGATTTTTAAAGAAGAAATGAAGATGCCACCTGCTCAATTTCTAACAACTAAACGGATGGAAGCAACAAAAGAGTTAATTATGCATACGAGCCTAAGCATTACGGCGATCGCCTACGAAGTCGGATTTAAAAGCTCTTCGCATTTCTCTACGCTTTTTCGTAAATCCGTCGGCCTCTCCCCGTCTGACTATCGACTCGAACAAAAACAACAAAGCAGTTCGGTTGTTCAGTATTAATCAGACAAAAAAAGATAGCATCTAAAGACGCTATCTCTAACTTTAAAACCCTAACTCCAAAACCTTCCCGGTCTCGGCGTATGTTTTGATATTGCTTAGAATCATCGGCCAATGCTGCTCTGTGCTCTCATAAGAAGGATGGCCCTCTGTCCACTGGTCATCAACTAAGGTTAATTTTGTGCATTGTCCCACTTGTTCAAGGGTAATTGTCACTCTCGATTCAAGCTCAGCATGGTTTGAACGATAGCTTGGTCCGGGATGCTCAGTGAAGCTGAACACTTTATTCGGTTCAAATGCCAACAGTTTGCCATATACATGAACCGTTTCTTCTCCGTCATTGCCCGGCCCAACATATTCCAGTGAGTCTCCCACTTTAAAGGTGGATCGGATCACTGTACCAGCAAACGTTTTTTTCGTCCCCTCAGGCGAGATCAATGCATTCCACAATTCTTCGGGACGAGCCCCGATATAAAACACAAATTTAAGATCCTTCACAATTATCACTCCTTCAGCAAAATAGGCACCATTATCCTTATTGCCACCATTCATTCTTGTTGTTACTATAGAAAATAATACCATTAAGAAATTACGGATGATTGTAAAAATGCGACATGGTTAAAAATTTGTCCAGGGGTGGAAGCTGTGGAGACAAATCAAGCGCATCCAAACAAAGGAATATTAAATAAGAAAACAGGCGATCTGAAGTACACACTTTTGCGGCACACTCCCTCAGAGGATCTTCATTTTTTTATTCAGCGCTATTGGACAGTCAAGTGGGACTTAAGAGGACAGGCTCCTTATCGCCAAAAGATTCTTTCTCATCCTTGTGTGAACATGGTGTTTGAGAAAGGAAATTCGAGAATATATGGAATCTCA
This window of the Bacillus gobiensis genome carries:
- a CDS encoding iron-containing alcohol dehydrogenase family protein translates to MSDQLIVRGAPQTYECKEGILKELEDMLTERTVTKCLIIHGEKSLHAAKPFLPSFESVRVHYEKYRGECSLSEISRLREIIQKEEYEAVIGIGGGKILDLTKAVGTETKAPVILVPTLASSCAAWTPLSVYYTDEGQFIYYRYHTESANIVLVEPQIILESPVEYFIAGIGDTLAKWYEADVLIRGLNERPLAVDIAYYSAKTCEQVLFDLSSQAVEDQNKSVLSSAFIKVVETIIIAGGMVGGFGDNFGRIAGAHSIHNGLTQIEETHHLLHGEKVSYGILVQLVLEKKWEDVSKLITLYQELNLPYSLSDLRLNVEEREKIAIVAEAAATPAESIHLMDQKITAESVIEAIMSLEEYVAETIIRNY
- the mgrA gene encoding L-glyceraldehyde 3-phosphate reductase, whose translation is MSYQASGRRYETMIYNRCGNSGLMLPALSLGLWHNFGGKDSFENSRSMVRYAFDAGITHFDLANNYGPPPGSAEETFGEILKKDLLPYRDELVISSKAGYEMWPGPYGNNGSRKYLIASLDQSLKRMGLEYVDIFYHHRPDPETPLEESMQALDHIVRQGKALYVGISSYSPEETRAAAKILKELGTPCLIHQPIYSMLKRDVEKGLLDVLDEEKIGAIAFSPLAQGLLTDRYLNGIPDDSRISKGSGFLTLSAINDGILTMLINLNAIAEKRGQTLAQMALSWVLRRKEMTSVIIGASRISQIEENLKSLENLTFLEEEESEIEQILSRNGY
- a CDS encoding SDR family NAD(P)-dependent oxidoreductase, giving the protein MLAYNSSKAAVNQLTVHFAYELKDTPIKINSACPGFTATDLNQFQGTRTVEQAATIVVHLATLPEDGPNGGFFDENGVVPW
- a CDS encoding helix-turn-helix domain-containing protein, which codes for MDSKLINCCFRRIVRKNFCLIKFKVRVTLCKRCRPDLFSNLNPREQIIKKTTDFLINNYSCELSLEDIAKRVYASPFYLQRIFKEEMKMPPAQFLTTKRMEATKELIMHTSLSITAIAYEVGFKSSSHFSTLFRKSVGLSPSDYRLEQKQQSSSVVQY
- a CDS encoding SRPBCC family protein; its protein translation is MNGGNKDNGAYFAEGVIIVKDLKFVFYIGARPEELWNALISPEGTKKTFAGTVIRSTFKVGDSLEYVGPGNDGEETVHVYGKLLAFEPNKVFSFTEHPGPSYRSNHAELESRVTITLEQVGQCTKLTLVDDQWTEGHPSYESTEQHWPMILSNIKTYAETGKVLELGF